The following nucleotide sequence is from Microbacterium arborescens.
TTCGGTCCTGAGTCTGAGGGTCCGGATGCATCCGGCCGGTGCGCCCCTGCGGGCGGTGAGGTGGGTCAGCCCGCCAGTCGCTGGCGGAGATCGGAGAGGCGGGAGGCGACGGTGGCGTCGATCACGTCGTCGCCGATCTCGATGCGCAGACCCCCGACGACCCCGGGGTCGACGACGAGGTTGAGCGCGACGGCGGTGCGGTATCGGTTCGAGAGGGTCTCGGCGAGACGGGCACGCTGCTGATCGTTGAGCGGGGTCGCCGTGCGGACGCTCGCGACCACGCGACCACGCTGGTTCGAGACGATGCGGATGGCTCGCTCGAGCAGCTGACGCACGCGACGTTCACGCGGACGCTGCACGATCGACGACGCGATGAGGCGCGTACCGGCGCCGAAGCGTCCGTCGAGAAGGCGCTCGATGAGAGCCCCCTTGGCCGAGGCCTCCCCCAGCCGGCTGCCGAGAGCGAGTTCGAGCTCGGGGTTCGCTGACACGGTGTGCAGCACACCG
It contains:
- a CDS encoding F0F1 ATP synthase subunit delta encodes the protein MGSATTQALVATTSAIAETPGLTLEVSGELFAAARALADSPQLSGALTDNAASSQIRDKVVGDVFGPAFAPQTVSLLRTAVAQRWSSVDDFVDAVEELAIRAAAVADQGDLENELFGVLHTVSANPELELALGSRLGEASAKGALIERLLDGRFGAGTRLIASSIVQRPRERRVRQLLERAIRIVSNQRGRVVASVRTATPLNDQQRARLAETLSNRYRTAVALNLVVDPGVVGGLRIEIGDDVIDATVASRLSDLRQRLAG